A section of the Campylobacter concisus ATCC 51562 genome encodes:
- a CDS encoding primosomal protein N', with the protein MHYYILAFYGLNLAPLTYESDQKLEKFQGVKASLRGKILTAFIIKETGKPEFKTSKILEILPINLTSMQSELAIFISKYYTCELGVSLNLFEPNDTIAVDQIYENQNFNVAPKLSEKQQEALDFINKRKISLIFGDTGSGKSEIYIAKIREILNAGSQALFLMPEISLTPQMQKRLEGFFGEAVAVWHSKITLKKKEQILKDIKSGKVRLVAGARSALFLPLERLKLIIIDEEHDDSYKNTGSKPHYNARDLALFLTSKFDLQVVLGSATPSLTSFYKQEHFRLKGTYFDSQKNYIFDESETGISKILKDEISKTLANKKQAVICLPTRANFKYLVCKNCSETLKCPFCSIGMSYYKKQNVLKCQYCEHKMAVPKTCHQCGSEMIEAKKIGTSELLERLQAEFANARIAKFDRDEITTQNKLVKALKEFNDGKIDILLGTQMLSKGHDYHNVELAVIMGFDELLNFPDYKARERTLALAMQVAGRAGRNGAGRVIIQSKQREFFESYISDYDAFLKDEIDYRKELYPPFTRLLRIIISHKDEHIVKNTMNEFVQRIESLRSDELEIIGYGKCQIEYLGSKFRYEILLRSNSHIPLLKAANLCKSEISDIDIDPVNFS; encoded by the coding sequence ATGCATTATTACATACTCGCATTTTATGGGCTAAATTTAGCCCCGCTCACTTATGAAAGCGATCAAAAACTAGAAAAATTTCAAGGCGTAAAGGCTTCTTTAAGAGGCAAAATTCTTACTGCTTTTATAATAAAAGAGACTGGCAAACCAGAGTTTAAAACAAGTAAAATTTTAGAAATTTTACCGATTAATCTAACTTCAATGCAAAGCGAATTGGCAATATTTATCTCAAAATATTACACATGCGAGCTTGGAGTCAGCCTAAATTTATTTGAACCAAATGACACTATTGCAGTAGATCAAATTTATGAAAATCAAAATTTTAATGTAGCACCCAAACTAAGCGAAAAACAGCAAGAGGCTTTGGATTTTATAAATAAACGTAAAATTTCACTCATCTTTGGCGACACTGGAAGCGGAAAAAGCGAGATTTACATAGCTAAGATTAGAGAAATTTTAAACGCAGGCAGCCAAGCGCTATTTTTGATGCCTGAAATTTCACTCACACCACAAATGCAAAAACGCCTTGAGGGCTTCTTTGGCGAGGCAGTAGCAGTCTGGCACTCAAAGATCACGCTAAAGAAAAAAGAGCAAATTTTAAAAGATATAAAAAGTGGCAAAGTTAGGCTCGTTGCAGGTGCGAGATCGGCTTTATTTTTACCACTTGAGAGGCTAAAACTTATCATCATCGACGAAGAACACGACGATAGCTACAAAAATACAGGCTCAAAGCCCCACTACAATGCAAGAGACCTTGCCCTCTTTCTAACTAGTAAATTTGATCTACAAGTGGTGCTTGGAAGTGCCACGCCAAGCCTTACTAGCTTTTACAAGCAGGAGCATTTTCGCTTAAAAGGGACATATTTTGATTCGCAAAAAAATTACATTTTCGATGAGAGCGAGACCGGAATTAGTAAAATTTTAAAAGATGAAATTTCAAAGACACTCGCAAATAAAAAGCAAGCTGTCATCTGCCTGCCAACAAGGGCAAATTTTAAATATCTAGTCTGCAAAAACTGCAGTGAAACGCTAAAGTGTCCATTTTGCAGTATCGGTATGAGCTATTACAAAAAACAAAACGTGCTAAAGTGTCAATACTGCGAGCATAAAATGGCTGTGCCAAAGACCTGCCACCAGTGCGGTAGCGAGATGATAGAGGCCAAAAAGATCGGTACGAGCGAGCTACTTGAGAGGTTGCAAGCTGAGTTTGCGAATGCTAGAATCGCTAAATTTGACAGGGACGAGATAACGACGCAAAACAAGCTCGTAAAGGCTTTAAAAGAATTTAACGACGGCAAGATAGATATCTTGCTTGGTACGCAAATGCTAAGCAAAGGGCATGATTATCACAACGTAGAGCTTGCTGTCATCATGGGATTTGACGAGCTTTTAAATTTTCCTGATTATAAAGCCAGAGAGCGAACGCTTGCTCTTGCCATGCAAGTAGCCGGAAGAGCTGGTAGAAACGGAGCTGGTAGAGTTATCATTCAAAGCAAACAAAGAGAATTTTTTGAGAGCTACATCAGTGATTATGACGCATTTTTAAAAGATGAGATAGATTATAGAAAAGAGCTTTATCCGCCATTTACTAGGCTTCTTCGCATTATCATCTCACATAAAGATGAACACATAGTAAAAAATACGATGAATGAATTTGTGCAAAGAATAGAATCTTTAAGAAGCGATGAGCTTGAGATCATAGGATACGGAAAGTGCCAGATAGAGTATCTTGGAAGCAAATTTAGATATGAAATTTTACTCCGTTCAAACTCTCATATACCTCTTTTAAAAGCTGCAAACCTCTGCAAAAGCGAGATTAGCGATATCGATATTGATCCAGTCAATTTTAGTTAA
- a CDS encoding replicative DNA helicase has protein sequence MAKQIVNEIEFTNLYDIDMERAILSSILQNNDILGEIFDIIKAKDFYLKGHSQIYDAMVACLNSDDPITMPFLKNRLGEKYDEELILDILGTNSLIDIQKYANELREKSIKRSLVKIAHNIPSKVNEDKPSRDMVDDLSQEFYSLIEGGSTGVIKEGKEIIMKMMDHINAQALLGEKDIVGLDTGFKKLNEMIKGFKNGDLIIVAARPGMGKTTLCLNFMSQVLKNNAGVVFFSLEMPAEQIMMRMLASKTSIPLQDIMTAKMDDEALARFSDACEEFAASKLFVHDSGYVNIHQVRTQMRKLKAMHPEISLCVIDYIGLMMSTNNYADRHVQIAEISRGLKLLARELDMPIIALSQLNRSLESRANKRPMLSDLRESGAIEQDADIILFVYRDEFYLEQEEKEKEKRASAEGKEYKSNHVFNKLQEKAEIIVGKNRNGETGSVDVLFQKQHSRFEDMSAMPVSDVSFEG, from the coding sequence GTGGCAAAGCAAATAGTTAACGAGATAGAATTTACAAACCTTTACGACATTGATATGGAGCGAGCTATACTAAGCTCCATTTTGCAAAACAACGATATTTTAGGTGAAATTTTTGACATTATTAAGGCAAAGGATTTTTATCTAAAAGGGCATTCGCAAATATACGATGCAATGGTAGCTTGCCTAAATAGCGATGATCCTATAACTATGCCATTTTTAAAAAATAGACTTGGCGAAAAATACGACGAAGAGCTAATACTAGATATTTTGGGCACAAATTCCCTAATAGACATTCAAAAATACGCAAACGAACTAAGAGAAAAATCCATAAAAAGAAGTCTTGTAAAGATCGCTCACAATATACCAAGCAAAGTAAATGAAGACAAACCAAGCCGTGATATGGTCGATGATCTTAGCCAGGAATTTTACTCTTTGATAGAAGGTGGAAGCACTGGAGTTATAAAAGAAGGCAAAGAGATCATCATGAAAATGATGGATCATATTAATGCTCAAGCTTTACTTGGCGAAAAAGATATCGTTGGACTTGATACTGGATTTAAAAAGCTAAATGAGATGATAAAGGGCTTTAAAAATGGTGACCTCATCATCGTCGCAGCTCGTCCAGGCATGGGAAAAACGACACTTTGTTTAAATTTTATGAGTCAGGTTCTAAAAAATAATGCTGGAGTTGTTTTTTTCTCGCTTGAAATGCCAGCTGAGCAGATAATGATGAGAATGCTAGCAAGCAAGACCTCTATCCCGCTTCAAGACATAATGACTGCAAAGATGGATGATGAAGCGTTGGCTAGATTTAGCGATGCTTGCGAGGAGTTTGCTGCTAGCAAGCTTTTTGTACATGATAGTGGCTATGTAAATATCCATCAAGTAAGAACACAAATGCGAAAACTAAAGGCTATGCATCCTGAAATTTCACTTTGCGTGATCGACTACATCGGTCTTATGATGAGTACAAATAACTACGCTGATCGTCACGTCCAAATAGCTGAAATTTCTCGTGGATTAAAGCTTTTGGCACGTGAGCTAGATATGCCAATCATCGCTCTTTCTCAGCTAAACAGAAGCCTTGAATCTCGCGCAAATAAACGCCCTATGCTAAGCGATCTAAGAGAATCAGGCGCGATCGAGCAAGATGCTGATATCATTCTTTTTGTTTATAGAGATGAGTTTTACCTAGAGCAAGAAGAAAAAGAGAAAGAAAAACGCGCAAGTGCCGAGGGCAAAGAGTACAAGAGCAATCACGTCTTTAATAAGCTTCAAGAAAAGGCTGAGATCATAGTTGGCAAAAATAGAAATGGCGAAACTGGCTCAGTTGATGTGCTCTTTCAAAAGCAACACTCAAGGTTTGAAGATATGTCTGCAATGCCAGTATCTGATGTTTCATTTGAAGGCTGA
- a CDS encoding autotransporter outer membrane beta-barrel domain-containing protein, with the protein MKNYNILLCFVLGCSLYGAENITINADTSKAYYDKYLEDDNIFQGYYNFNPGKTSRSYSNNIVTWNGTPPEMGKDKDGRNVGVWVYGGLNNEYMIGNRNASNNKVYINGGELQAVYGGSAETGGASVSNSVVIDGKDVHVIQNVYGGYTNSSTSKLESNSVTIKNGTIDQSVMGAYAIRGLAQSNSVTIEGGTIGKDVRGGYAEGEGQANGNTVTIRGGTIKGNIYGGKGSSGNINNTVNLDASSLKLQTIYGGDSGWNGFAKTTKGNTLNVRGKNIEAGNIVNFEYINFYLPSDVKAGDTILNLSGKTAGSYSSQNKNTDLARSFLAVTMGAENRNLNVNDKITLITNPYGILYPKEFKNHNKNLQAIAGISTIYEFDLKKDGDDKADSGKNLYAVVTKKVSPLSPNDGSKEKKLVETMQKSTLEPTAGAMAVINQGSETASNMDTSGVTGSSNSNGGMVTGASASNTRQHSGSYVDVKSISFAVGVAKEFKDVITGAFLEFGGGNYDTFNEYSGTFNGREVGDIRGEGKMRYYGTGLLGKVNLPANFYTEATIKIGKIKTDYKTVLPTGVKIGYDASRGYYGGHVGLGKIFEITDFSNIDIYSKVFFTRVGKKQVELNSERILLGKSDSLKAKIGFKFSQDINDGLLWFAGLAYDREFNGKSNGYNLTYSTDIVSPSMKGNTGTAELGLKFKAQKGFETNLKFEGMTGKREGIAAAAEIMYKF; encoded by the coding sequence ATGAAGAATTACAACATTCTTTTATGTTTTGTATTAGGCTGTTCTCTGTATGGAGCTGAAAATATTACTATAAATGCCGATACGTCAAAGGCGTATTATGATAAATATTTGGAGGATGACAATATATTTCAAGGCTACTACAACTTTAATCCTGGAAAAACAAGTAGAAGCTATTCAAATAATATTGTTACTTGGAATGGCACTCCCCCAGAAATGGGCAAAGATAAAGATGGCAGAAATGTTGGAGTTTGGGTATATGGTGGGTTAAATAATGAATATATGATTGGAAATAGAAATGCTTCAAATAATAAAGTATATATTAACGGCGGAGAACTACAAGCTGTTTATGGAGGTTCAGCAGAAACCGGAGGAGCTAGTGTTTCAAATTCTGTAGTAATAGATGGAAAAGACGTCCATGTCATACAAAATGTTTATGGCGGGTATACAAATAGTAGCACTAGCAAACTAGAGTCAAATTCCGTAACTATAAAAAATGGAACGATAGATCAAAGTGTTATGGGAGCATACGCAATAAGAGGTTTAGCCCAATCAAACTCCGTAACGATAGAGGGCGGAACGATAGGTAAAGATGTTAGAGGTGGATATGCTGAGGGCGAAGGTCAAGCAAATGGCAATACCGTAACAATAAGAGGCGGAACTATCAAAGGAAATATTTATGGTGGCAAAGGCAGTAGCGGAAATATAAACAATACTGTAAATTTAGACGCAAGTTCACTAAAACTTCAAACTATTTACGGCGGAGATAGTGGATGGAATGGATTTGCCAAGACCACAAAAGGTAACACTCTAAATGTGCGTGGTAAAAATATAGAAGCGGGAAATATCGTAAATTTTGAATACATAAATTTCTATCTGCCTTCCGATGTAAAAGCTGGTGATACTATTTTAAATTTAAGTGGCAAAACAGCAGGAAGTTATTCTTCTCAAAATAAAAATACCGATCTAGCACGCTCATTCCTAGCTGTAACCATGGGAGCTGAAAATAGAAATCTTAATGTAAACGACAAGATCACTCTAATAACAAATCCATATGGCATTTTGTATCCAAAAGAATTTAAAAATCACAACAAAAATTTACAAGCAATAGCTGGAATATCTACTATATATGAATTTGACCTTAAAAAAGATGGTGATGACAAGGCAGATAGCGGAAAAAATTTATACGCAGTCGTTACTAAAAAAGTCAGCCCATTAAGTCCTAATGACGGTAGTAAAGAGAAGAAATTAGTAGAAACTATGCAAAAAAGCACCTTGGAGCCAACTGCTGGTGCTATGGCTGTGATAAACCAAGGCTCAGAGACAGCATCAAATATGGATACTAGTGGTGTAACTGGTAGCAGCAACTCAAATGGTGGTATGGTAACAGGGGCAAGTGCCTCTAACACAAGACAACATTCGGGTTCGTACGTAGATGTAAAATCTATATCATTTGCCGTCGGAGTCGCCAAAGAATTTAAAGATGTGATTACAGGTGCATTTTTAGAATTTGGTGGTGGCAATTACGATACATTTAATGAATATAGCGGTACTTTTAATGGAAGAGAAGTAGGCGACATTAGAGGTGAAGGTAAGATGCGTTATTACGGAACTGGACTTCTTGGCAAGGTAAATTTACCTGCAAATTTCTATACAGAAGCTACTATAAAAATAGGCAAAATAAAAACTGACTACAAAACAGTATTGCCTACTGGAGTCAAGATCGGATATGATGCTTCAAGAGGCTATTATGGTGGGCATGTGGGTCTAGGTAAAATATTTGAAATAACCGATTTTTCAAATATTGACATATATTCTAAAGTATTCTTCACTAGAGTTGGTAAAAAGCAAGTTGAATTAAATAGCGAAAGGATATTGCTAGGAAAAAGCGACTCATTAAAAGCAAAAATAGGATTTAAATTCTCTCAAGATATCAACGATGGTCTTTTATGGTTTGCTGGTCTTGCATATGATAGAGAATTTAATGGAAAATCAAACGGCTACAACCTAACATATAGTACCGATATCGTTTCACCTTCTATGAAAGGTAACACTGGTACAGCAGAGCTTGGCTTAAAATTTAAAGCACAAAAAGGATTTGAAACAAATTTAAAATTTGAAGGCATGACTGGCAAAAGAGAGGGTATTGCTGCTGCAGCTGAGATTATGTATAAATTTTAA
- a CDS encoding type II secretion system protein, with protein MKRRAYTLLELIFIVVILGILSTVAIPRLFFSRSDATISNAKTQLAAIRSGISLKYNDNILQAKPEFPQKLDDGDPSKLFKNVINIPIKDSGNKNGWHRISDDKYTFRLDGKVANFKYDKNTGDFGCSDENEICKSLQ; from the coding sequence ATGAAAAGACGAGCTTATACTTTGCTTGAGCTGATATTTATAGTAGTTATACTAGGTATTTTAAGCACAGTCGCTATACCTAGGCTATTTTTTTCTAGAAGTGACGCTACTATCTCAAATGCAAAAACTCAACTTGCTGCCATAAGAAGCGGAATTTCACTAAAATACAACGACAACATCTTGCAAGCAAAGCCAGAATTTCCACAAAAACTAGATGATGGCGATCCAAGCAAACTCTTTAAAAATGTTATAAATATACCGATAAAAGATAGCGGCAACAAAAATGGCTGGCACAGAATAAGCGATGACAAATATACATTTAGGTTAGATGGCAAAGTAGCAAATTTCAAATACGACAAAAATACTGGTGATTTTGGTTGCAGTGATGAAAATGAAATTTGCAAATCACTTCAGTAA
- the ispG gene encoding flavodoxin-dependent (E)-4-hydroxy-3-methylbut-2-enyl-diphosphate synthase — protein sequence MQRYPTKQIKIRNVLIGGDAPISVQSMTFSKTKDIKGTLEQIQRLYFAGCDIVRCAVFDKEDASALKQIVASSPIPVVADIHFNHTYALIVSEFVDAIRINPGNIGSAKNIKAVVDACKQRNLPIRIGVNSGSLEKQFEDRYGRTVEAMVESAMYNIKLLEDFDFTDVKISLKSSDVERTMQAYRALRPKTNYPFHLGVTEAGTTFHATIKSAIALGGLLLEGIGDTMRVSITGELEEEIKVAKAILKDSGRQKEGLNIISCPTCGRLQADLMAAVKLVEEKTKDIKEPLNVSVMGCVVNAIGEAKGADVAIAFGKGNGMIMRHGEVVARLPESELVDRFLQEIDDEIKSRD from the coding sequence TTGCAACGATACCCAACAAAACAGATAAAAATTCGTAATGTTTTAATAGGTGGCGACGCGCCAATATCCGTGCAATCAATGACATTTTCAAAGACAAAAGACATAAAAGGCACGCTAGAGCAGATACAAAGGCTATATTTTGCAGGCTGTGACATCGTGCGCTGCGCAGTTTTTGATAAAGAAGACGCCAGCGCACTAAAACAGATAGTTGCAAGCTCCCCAATACCAGTCGTTGCAGACATTCATTTTAACCACACCTATGCGCTCATCGTTAGCGAATTTGTCGATGCTATCCGCATAAATCCAGGCAACATCGGCTCCGCTAAAAACATAAAAGCGGTCGTTGATGCCTGCAAACAGCGAAATTTACCTATCCGAATAGGTGTAAATTCTGGATCGCTTGAAAAGCAGTTTGAAGACCGCTACGGCCGCACGGTGGAGGCAATGGTGGAGAGTGCGATGTATAACATCAAGCTTCTTGAGGATTTTGACTTTACAGACGTTAAAATTTCGCTAAAATCAAGCGACGTTGAACGTACAATGCAAGCTTATAGAGCGCTTCGTCCAAAGACAAACTATCCATTTCACTTAGGCGTTACTGAAGCAGGTACCACTTTTCACGCGACTATCAAGTCCGCGATCGCTCTTGGCGGGTTACTACTTGAAGGCATCGGCGATACGATGAGAGTTAGCATCACTGGCGAGCTTGAAGAGGAGATAAAAGTCGCAAAAGCGATCTTAAAAGATAGCGGGCGACAAAAAGAGGGGTTAAACATCATCTCATGCCCAACTTGTGGGCGTTTGCAAGCTGATCTAATGGCGGCAGTAAAGCTAGTAGAAGAAAAAACAAAAGATATAAAAGAGCCACTAAATGTCTCAGTCATGGGTTGCGTGGTAAATGCTATCGGCGAGGCAAAAGGTGCGGACGTCGCCATAGCGTTTGGCAAAGGAAATGGCATGATCATGCGTCACGGCGAAGTGGTCGCAAGACTGCCTGAGAGCGAGCTTGTGGATAGATTTTTACAAGAGATCGACGATGAGATAAAAAGTAGAGACTAA
- a CDS encoding cell division protein ZapB translates to MFEDNAILTTLSDKVNDLITKYDELCKTNEELRNEIVTLKAQNEAKSNQIMRLEEDLDKKNTEADDVMRKIEAVLGR, encoded by the coding sequence ATGTTTGAAGATAATGCGATCTTAACCACACTAAGCGATAAAGTAAATGACCTAATCACAAAATATGACGAACTTTGCAAAACGAACGAAGAGTTACGCAACGAGATCGTAACTTTAAAAGCACAAAATGAGGCGAAAAGCAATCAAATCATGCGTTTAGAAGAGGATCTTGACAAGAAAAATACCGAAGCTGACGATGTAATGAGAAAAATCGAAGCTGTCCTTGGCAGATAA
- a CDS encoding ComEC/Rec2 family competence protein, producing MRFKALKNREIFTIFCLFCLCIFSINLAISYHKYQIFMDKGEQELTATVISSYEKLGDDGKKRQILKLKTDEFSFYTLGAKTDDFKAGDNIFLSVINLDVSFKDYLASSFYMPSFSREKLPQKATLNINQKLQSLIYAQHENSKISQLYSALFLGTSIDAKLRDDVSHLGIAHLIAISGYHLGFISAVIFFVFRPLLKFLYARFLPFRNYNFDLAIIVFIILSFYFFIIGFIPSFLRAFLMSILGFYCALKGVKILNFKTLFIVALVSISLFPQLLFSVGFYFSLMGVFYIFLYFKHLKDKFSPFVHLILLNLYVCFAMEICVLYFFPLISLQQLSVLAINYIFSVFYPLSAALHIASYGNIFDGLLNNVLNFRLSSTKIFVPAIIFIFYNIASLLAIKFRSIFYILPLLGLLCFAIASYKIYA from the coding sequence ATGCGTTTTAAAGCTTTAAAAAATAGAGAAATTTTTACTATATTTTGTCTGTTTTGCCTTTGTATTTTTTCTATAAATTTAGCTATTAGCTATCATAAATATCAAATTTTTATGGACAAAGGTGAACAAGAGCTAACAGCAACCGTGATTTCTAGCTACGAAAAGCTTGGAGATGATGGCAAGAAAAGGCAAATTTTAAAGCTTAAGACTGATGAGTTTTCATTTTATACGCTTGGAGCAAAGACGGATGACTTTAAAGCTGGAGATAATATATTTCTAAGCGTCATAAATTTAGACGTTAGTTTTAAAGACTATCTTGCTTCCTCCTTTTACATGCCTAGCTTTTCACGCGAAAAACTGCCACAAAAAGCCACGCTAAATATCAACCAAAAACTACAATCACTAATCTACGCCCAGCATGAAAATAGCAAAATTTCACAGCTCTACTCGGCTCTATTTTTAGGCACAAGTATTGATGCAAAGTTAAGAGATGACGTCTCGCACCTTGGTATAGCGCATCTTATAGCCATAAGTGGCTATCATTTAGGTTTTATAAGCGCAGTTATATTTTTTGTATTTAGGCCGCTTTTAAAATTTTTATATGCGAGGTTTTTACCTTTTAGAAACTACAACTTTGATCTAGCCATTATCGTTTTTATAATCTTGTCATTTTACTTTTTTATAATAGGCTTTATACCAAGCTTTTTGCGAGCGTTCTTAATGAGCATTTTAGGATTTTATTGCGCGTTAAAAGGCGTTAAAATTTTAAACTTCAAGACACTTTTTATAGTAGCGCTTGTTAGCATATCGCTCTTTCCGCAGCTACTTTTTAGCGTAGGTTTTTACTTTTCACTCATGGGCGTTTTTTATATATTTTTATACTTTAAACACCTAAAAGATAAATTTTCGCCCTTCGTTCATCTTATACTTTTAAATTTATATGTTTGCTTTGCAATGGAAATTTGCGTGCTTTATTTCTTTCCGCTCATTAGCTTACAGCAGCTTAGCGTCCTTGCTATCAACTACATCTTTAGCGTTTTTTATCCATTAAGTGCTGCGCTTCATATCGCTTCATATGGCAATATTTTTGATGGATTGCTAAATAATGTTTTAAATTTTAGACTAAGCTCGACTAAAATTTTTGTGCCAGCCATTATTTTTATCTTTTATAATATCGCTTCACTTCTAGCTATAAAATTTAGATCCATATTCTACATTTTGCCACTGCTTGGGCTTTTATGCTTTGCTATTGCTAGCTATAAAATTTACGCCTAA
- the uvrB gene encoding excinuclease ABC subunit UvrB produces MSKFEISSKFSPSSDQARAIKEIVKSIKSGNKYQTLLGVTGSGKTFTMANVIRELNMPTLIMTHNKSLAAQLYSEFKGFFPKNHVEYFISYYDYYQPEAYIPRSDLYIEKDSSVNEELERLRLSATASLLSFDDVICVASVSANYGLGNPSEYKGMVAYLSVGEKISQRKLLEQLVDMGYKRNDNYFDRGDFRVNGDVVDIYPAYYNDEALRVEFFGDEIDAMYHFDVLDNKRLKDISKFTLYATSQFIVGADRLKIAMKEIEEELDARLKEFNEQCKLVEAQRLKQRVEFDLEMMASTGMCKGIENYARHLTGQKPGETPYSMFDYFEISGKDYLVIVDESHVSLPQFRGMYAGDRSRKEVLVEYGFRLPSALDNRPLKFDEFISKKAKFLFVSATPNEYELGISEGHVYEQILRPTGLLDPLIEIKDSDNQVEALFDEAKAVIARGERVLVTVLTKKMAEELSRYYIELGVKVKYMHSDIDAIERNEIIRGLRSGEFDMLIGINLLREGLDLPEVSLIAIMDADKEGFLRSTTSLIQTMGRAARNVNGKVLMFAKKITHSMKEAIDTTTARRKFQDEYNKAHGITPHSASRNIEESLHVEDDGENYKRGKNLEKMPASERAAIVKELRKQMLEAAAQLEFEKAAALRDEIAKIRKL; encoded by the coding sequence ATGAGTAAATTTGAAATTTCATCTAAATTTAGCCCAAGTAGCGACCAAGCAAGAGCGATAAAAGAGATAGTAAAAAGTATAAAATCAGGCAATAAATACCAAACTCTTCTAGGTGTTACAGGATCTGGCAAGACCTTTACCATGGCAAATGTCATACGCGAGCTAAACATGCCAACGCTTATAATGACGCATAACAAATCCCTTGCCGCGCAGCTTTACAGCGAATTTAAGGGCTTTTTCCCAAAAAACCATGTCGAGTACTTCATAAGCTACTATGACTACTACCAGCCAGAGGCCTACATCCCAAGAAGCGATCTATACATAGAAAAGGATAGCTCGGTAAATGAGGAGCTTGAGCGCCTGCGCCTCTCTGCAACGGCTAGCTTACTAAGCTTTGACGACGTCATCTGTGTCGCCTCAGTCTCTGCAAACTACGGCCTTGGTAATCCAAGCGAGTATAAGGGTATGGTGGCATATCTTAGCGTGGGTGAGAAGATAAGCCAAAGAAAGCTTTTAGAGCAGCTTGTGGATATGGGCTATAAGAGAAATGACAACTACTTTGATAGGGGTGATTTTCGTGTAAATGGCGATGTGGTTGATATTTATCCAGCGTATTACAACGACGAAGCCCTAAGGGTTGAGTTTTTTGGCGATGAGATCGATGCGATGTATCATTTTGACGTGCTTGATAACAAAAGGTTAAAGGATATCTCTAAATTTACGCTTTATGCGACAAGTCAGTTCATCGTGGGTGCTGATAGGCTAAAGATCGCGATGAAAGAGATCGAAGAGGAGCTAGATGCGCGCTTAAAAGAGTTTAATGAGCAGTGCAAGCTAGTAGAGGCACAGAGGCTAAAGCAAAGGGTGGAGTTTGACCTTGAGATGATGGCAAGTACGGGTATGTGCAAAGGCATCGAAAACTACGCACGCCACCTAACTGGTCAAAAGCCCGGAGAGACGCCGTACTCGATGTTTGACTATTTTGAGATAAGTGGCAAAGACTATCTGGTTATCGTCGATGAGAGTCATGTGAGTTTGCCGCAGTTTAGGGGCATGTACGCAGGCGATAGGAGCCGTAAAGAGGTGCTTGTGGAGTATGGATTTCGCTTGCCGTCAGCACTTGATAACAGGCCGCTTAAATTTGATGAGTTCATAAGCAAAAAGGCGAAATTTCTCTTTGTTTCAGCCACGCCAAACGAATACGAGCTTGGTATCAGCGAGGGCCACGTCTATGAGCAAATCTTGCGTCCTACTGGGCTGCTTGATCCTTTGATCGAAATAAAAGATAGCGACAACCAGGTTGAGGCGCTATTTGACGAGGCAAAGGCAGTCATCGCAAGAGGTGAGCGCGTGCTAGTTACGGTGCTAACTAAAAAGATGGCCGAGGAGCTAAGCCGCTACTACATTGAGCTTGGCGTAAAGGTCAAGTATATGCACTCAGACATCGACGCGATCGAACGAAATGAGATCATTAGGGGGCTTAGAAGTGGCGAATTTGACATGCTAATAGGTATAAATTTGCTCCGTGAGGGGCTCGACCTGCCTGAAGTGAGCCTGATAGCCATAATGGACGCCGATAAAGAGGGCTTTTTGCGCTCGACCACGAGCCTTATACAGACGATGGGGCGTGCGGCTAGAAATGTAAATGGCAAGGTGCTAATGTTTGCCAAAAAGATCACGCACTCGATGAAAGAGGCGATCGATACGACGACAGCTAGGCGTAAATTTCAAGATGAATACAATAAAGCTCATGGCATCACACCACACTCTGCCAGCAGAAATATCGAAGAGAGCCTGCATGTCGAGGATGATGGTGAAAATTATAAGCGTGGTAAAAATTTAGAGAAGATGCCAGCTAGCGAGCGAGCCGCGATAGTAAAAGAACTAAGAAAGCAGATGCTTGAAGCGGCGGCGCAGCTGGAGTTTGAGAAGGCGGCGGCACTGCGCGACGAGATCGCCAAAATCCGCAAGCTTTAA